Proteins encoded in a region of the Mycolicibacterium duvalii genome:
- a CDS encoding DUF1707 domain-containing protein, with product MNTPSARNGAMRAADTDRIQVAQLLTDAAASGKLGVTEYEQRLTRAYAAETYDELDRLSADLPGAVTRGRGGPCRPAPSSVLLAILSGFERRGRWNVPKKLTTFALWGGGVVDLRYADFTAHEVEIRAYSVMGGQTILVPPEVNLDVQGRAVMGSFDHHIDGNGSPGAPCVRITGLSLWGSVAVKRKKRKGS from the coding sequence ATGAACACGCCCTCCGCGAGGAACGGGGCGATGCGTGCCGCTGACACCGATCGGATTCAGGTGGCGCAGCTGCTGACGGATGCCGCGGCGTCGGGCAAGCTCGGCGTCACCGAGTACGAGCAGCGCCTGACCAGGGCGTACGCCGCGGAAACATACGACGAGCTGGACCGGTTGTCTGCCGATCTGCCCGGCGCGGTGACCCGTGGCCGGGGCGGCCCGTGCCGGCCGGCCCCGTCGAGCGTGCTGCTGGCGATCTTGAGCGGCTTCGAGCGCCGCGGCCGGTGGAACGTCCCGAAGAAGCTGACCACCTTCGCGCTGTGGGGTGGCGGTGTGGTCGACCTGCGCTATGCGGACTTCACCGCCCACGAGGTCGAGATCCGGGCCTATTCGGTGATGGGCGGACAGACCATCCTCGTCCCGCCGGAGGTCAATCTCGACGTCCAAGGCCGGGCGGTGATGGGCAGCTTCGACCACCACATCGACGGCAACGGTTCACCTGGGGCGCCGTGCGTCCGGATCACCGGGCTCTCGCTGTGGGGCAGCGTCGCCGTCAAGCGCAAGAAGCGCAAGGGCTCCTGA
- a CDS encoding acyl-CoA dehydrogenase family protein, translated as MSGFIETEEQQALRHAVAAMAANYGQDYYLEKARAGQHTDELWSEAGKLGFIGVNLPEKYGGGGAGMYELSLVMEEMAAAGSALLMMVVSPAINGTIIAKFGTEEQKQRWLPGIADGSVTMAFAITEPDAGSNSHKITTTARRDGSDWILSGQKVYISGVDQAQAVLVVGRTADHRTGNLKPALFIVPTDTPGLSYTKIEMEILSPEFQFQLFLDEVRLPADALVGSEDAAIAQLFAGLNPERIMGAASAVGMGRFAIGKAVDYVKTRQVWKTPIGAHQGLSHPLAQNHIEIELAKLMMQKAAALYDSGDDAGAAEAANMAKYAAGEASVRAVDQAVQSLGGNGLTKEYGIASVLTASRLARIAPVSREMILNFVAQTSLGLPRSY; from the coding sequence ATGAGCGGATTCATCGAAACCGAGGAACAGCAGGCGTTGCGGCACGCGGTGGCCGCGATGGCCGCCAACTACGGGCAGGACTACTACCTGGAGAAGGCCCGGGCCGGGCAGCACACCGACGAATTGTGGTCCGAAGCAGGAAAACTCGGCTTCATCGGGGTGAACCTGCCCGAGAAGTACGGCGGCGGCGGTGCCGGAATGTACGAGCTGAGCCTGGTGATGGAGGAGATGGCCGCCGCCGGGTCGGCGCTGCTGATGATGGTGGTCTCCCCAGCGATCAACGGCACCATCATCGCCAAGTTCGGCACCGAGGAGCAGAAGCAGCGGTGGCTGCCCGGTATCGCCGACGGGTCGGTCACCATGGCGTTCGCGATCACCGAGCCCGATGCCGGCTCCAACTCCCACAAGATCACCACGACCGCCCGCCGCGACGGCAGCGACTGGATCCTGTCCGGCCAGAAGGTCTACATCTCCGGCGTCGACCAGGCCCAGGCGGTGCTGGTCGTGGGCCGCACCGCAGACCACAGGACGGGCAACCTCAAGCCTGCGCTGTTCATCGTGCCGACCGACACACCGGGGCTGAGCTACACCAAGATCGAGATGGAGATCCTCAGCCCGGAGTTCCAGTTCCAGCTGTTCCTCGACGAGGTCCGCCTGCCCGCCGACGCGCTGGTCGGGTCTGAGGACGCCGCGATCGCGCAGCTGTTCGCCGGGCTGAACCCGGAGCGCATCATGGGGGCGGCCAGCGCCGTCGGGATGGGTCGCTTCGCGATCGGCAAGGCCGTCGACTACGTCAAGACCCGGCAGGTGTGGAAGACACCGATCGGCGCGCACCAGGGCCTGTCACACCCGTTGGCGCAGAACCATATCGAGATCGAGCTGGCCAAGCTGATGATGCAGAAGGCCGCGGCGCTGTACGACAGCGGCGACGACGCCGGAGCGGCCGAAGCCGCCAACATGGCCAAGTACGCCGCGGGCGAGGCGTCGGTCCGCGCGGTCGATCAGGCCGTGCAGTCACTCGGCGGCAACGGTCTGACCAAGGAGTACGGCATCGCGTCGGTGCTCACCGCGTCGCGACTGGCCCGCATCGCGCCGGTCAGCCGGGAGATGATCCTGAACTTCGTGGCCCAGACCTCGCTCGGCCTCCCCCGGTCCTACTGA
- the purN gene encoding phosphoribosylglycinamide formyltransferase has product MQPDVRVPPSAPARLVVLASGTGSLLASLLQSAVGDYPARVVAVGTDRVCPALEIAAAASIPTFTVRVGDHPDRAAWDAAITEATAAHQPDLVVSAGFMKILGAAFLSRFPGRVVNTHPALLPAFPGAHAVADALSYGVRVTGCTVHLVDAGTDTGPIIAQQAVPVLDGDDEATLHERIKVIERQLLVEVLAALATRGVTWTGRKATLG; this is encoded by the coding sequence GTGCAGCCTGACGTCCGAGTGCCCCCGAGTGCTCCGGCGCGGCTCGTGGTTCTGGCCTCCGGCACCGGCTCCCTGCTCGCCTCTCTGCTGCAATCGGCGGTCGGGGACTACCCGGCGCGAGTGGTGGCCGTCGGGACCGACCGGGTGTGCCCCGCCCTGGAGATCGCCGCGGCTGCGTCGATACCGACGTTCACCGTTCGGGTCGGCGACCATCCGGACCGCGCCGCCTGGGACGCCGCGATCACCGAGGCCACCGCCGCGCACCAGCCCGATCTGGTGGTGTCGGCGGGGTTCATGAAGATCCTTGGCGCGGCGTTCCTTTCCCGGTTTCCGGGACGGGTGGTCAACACCCATCCGGCGCTGCTGCCGGCGTTTCCCGGCGCCCACGCCGTGGCCGACGCGCTGAGCTACGGGGTGCGGGTCACCGGGTGCACCGTGCATCTGGTCGACGCCGGCACCGACACCGGGCCCATCATCGCCCAGCAGGCCGTCCCGGTGCTCGACGGCGACGACGAGGCCACGCTGCATGAACGAATCAAGGTGATCGAGCGACAGCTCTTGGTGGAGGTCCTGGCGGCGCTGGCAACGCGCGGCGTGACCTGGACGGGAAGAAAGGCAACCTTAGGATGA
- a CDS encoding enoyl-CoA hydratase family protein, protein MGALVTYEVDGPAARLTLDSPHNRNALSTALVEQLHDGFTRAAHDPSVRVVVLGHTGSTFCAGADLAESAGADVAETAVARAAEMTRLLRRILESPLPVIAAVDGHVRAGGLGLVGACDIAVAGPASTFALTEARIGVAPSIISLTLLPKLTARAAARYFLTGEKFGAGVAAEIGLITVAADDVAGTVAQVVSEVRRGSPQGLAASKALTTASILADFDRLAEKLTRESAALFGSAEAREGMLAFLEKRSPTWAV, encoded by the coding sequence ATGGGCGCGCTGGTCACCTATGAGGTCGACGGTCCCGCGGCGCGGCTGACGCTGGACTCGCCGCACAACCGCAATGCGCTGTCGACCGCGTTGGTCGAGCAGCTGCACGACGGCTTCACCCGCGCCGCGCACGACCCGTCGGTGCGGGTGGTGGTGCTCGGGCACACCGGATCGACGTTCTGCGCGGGCGCCGACCTCGCGGAGTCCGCGGGCGCTGACGTTGCCGAGACGGCCGTGGCCCGAGCCGCGGAGATGACCCGGCTGCTGCGCCGCATCCTCGAGTCCCCACTGCCGGTGATCGCCGCGGTGGACGGGCACGTGCGCGCGGGCGGTCTGGGCCTGGTCGGCGCATGCGATATCGCGGTGGCCGGTCCCGCCAGCACGTTCGCGCTCACCGAGGCGCGCATCGGCGTGGCGCCGTCGATCATCTCGCTGACCCTGCTGCCGAAACTGACGGCGCGGGCGGCCGCACGCTACTTCCTCACCGGCGAGAAGTTCGGCGCCGGCGTCGCCGCCGAGATCGGACTCATCACCGTCGCCGCCGATGACGTCGCAGGGACCGTCGCTCAGGTGGTCTCGGAGGTGCGACGAGGATCGCCGCAGGGGCTCGCCGCGTCCAAGGCGCTGACCACCGCGTCCATCCTGGCCGACTTCGACCGGCTGGCAGAGAAATTGACGCGGGAGTCGGCCGCACTGTTCGGCTCGGCCGAAGCGCGGGAGGGGATGCTGGCGTTCCTCGAGAAGCGCTCCCCTACCTGGGCGGTCTGA
- a CDS encoding sigma 54-interacting transcriptional regulator: protein MTSPNDLPRTVGELRASGHRERSVKAEIRENLLAALSSGADAEQLWPGILGFEDTVIPQLERALIAGHDIVLLGERGQGKTRLLRALSGLLDEWTPVIAGAELGEHPYSPITPESLRRAADSGDDLPIAWKHRSERYTEKLATPDTSVADLVGDIDPIKVAEGRSLGDPETIAYGLIPRAHRGIVAVNELPDLAERIQVAMLNVMEERDIQVRGYTLRLPLDVLVVASANPEDYTNRGRIITPLKDRFGAEIRTHYPLELDAEVGVIEQEAHLAAEVPAYLLAVLARFARSLRESNSIDQRSGVSARFAIAAAETVAASARHRAAILGEDEPVARVVDLATVIDVLRGKLEFESGEEGREQAVLEHLLRRATAETAQRLLGGIDVGPIVTAVENGSPVTTGERVSAREVLGALPEVPAVAEIQRRLDATSEGQRAAAVELALEALYLAKRIDKVTGEGETVYG, encoded by the coding sequence GTGACTTCACCTAACGACTTGCCCCGGACCGTCGGCGAACTGCGGGCCTCGGGGCATCGGGAACGCAGCGTCAAGGCCGAGATCCGCGAGAACCTGCTGGCCGCGCTGAGCTCCGGGGCCGACGCCGAACAGCTGTGGCCGGGCATTCTCGGGTTCGAGGACACCGTGATCCCGCAACTGGAGCGCGCCCTGATCGCCGGGCACGACATCGTGCTGCTCGGCGAGCGCGGCCAGGGCAAGACACGGTTGCTGCGTGCGCTGAGCGGGCTGCTCGACGAGTGGACGCCGGTGATCGCCGGTGCCGAACTGGGTGAGCACCCCTACAGCCCGATCACCCCGGAGTCGCTGCGCCGGGCCGCTGATTCCGGCGACGACCTGCCCATCGCCTGGAAGCACCGCAGCGAGCGGTACACCGAGAAGCTGGCCACCCCCGACACCAGCGTCGCCGACCTGGTCGGTGACATCGACCCGATCAAAGTCGCCGAGGGCCGCAGCCTCGGGGACCCGGAGACCATCGCCTACGGACTCATCCCGCGGGCACACCGCGGCATCGTGGCGGTCAACGAGCTGCCCGACCTCGCCGAGCGCATCCAGGTCGCGATGCTCAACGTGATGGAAGAGCGCGACATCCAGGTGCGCGGCTACACGCTGCGGCTGCCGCTCGACGTGCTGGTGGTGGCCAGTGCCAACCCGGAGGACTACACCAACCGCGGCCGGATCATCACCCCGCTCAAGGACCGCTTCGGCGCCGAGATCCGCACGCACTATCCGCTCGAGCTCGACGCCGAGGTCGGCGTCATCGAGCAGGAGGCGCACCTGGCTGCCGAGGTCCCGGCCTATCTGCTTGCTGTGCTGGCACGGTTCGCGCGCAGCCTGCGCGAGTCGAACTCGATCGACCAGCGGTCGGGTGTGTCGGCGCGCTTCGCGATCGCCGCCGCCGAGACCGTGGCCGCCTCGGCCCGGCACCGGGCCGCGATCCTGGGTGAGGACGAGCCGGTGGCCCGCGTGGTGGACCTGGCCACGGTGATCGACGTGCTGCGCGGCAAGTTGGAGTTCGAGTCGGGCGAGGAGGGCCGCGAGCAGGCCGTGCTCGAGCATCTGCTGCGGCGCGCCACCGCCGAGACCGCCCAGCGGTTGCTCGGCGGCATCGACGTCGGTCCCATCGTCACCGCCGTGGAGAACGGCTCGCCGGTCACCACCGGGGAGCGGGTCTCGGCTCGCGAGGTGCTGGGCGCACTGCCGGAGGTGCCGGCGGTCGCGGAGATCCAGCGCCGCCTGGACGCGACGTCGGAGGGCCAACGCGCGGCCGCGGTGGAGCTGGCGCTGGAAGCGCTGTATCTGGCCAAGCGCATCGACAAGGTGACGGGTGAGGGCGAGACGGTCTATGGCTAA
- the purH gene encoding bifunctional phosphoribosylaminoimidazolecarboxamide formyltransferase/IMP cyclohydrolase — MSATEGRRQIRRALISVYDKTGLVPLAQGLHEAGVAIVSTGSTAKTIAGAGVPVTPVEDVTGFPEVLDGRVKTLHPRVHAGLLADQRKPEHVSALEELGVDAFELVVVNLYPFTQTVNSGADADECVEQIDIGGPSMVRAAAKNHPSVAVVVDPLGYDGVLAAVRAGGFTLAERKRLAALAFRHTAEYDVAVASWMDSVLAPEETSGTAPLPPWFGATFRRTAVLRYGENPHQSAALYGDESGWPGLAQAEQLHGKEMSYNNYTDADAAWRAAFDQDDICVAIIKHANPCGIAVSSVSVADAHRKAHDCDPLSAFGGVIAANTAVSVEMAETVAEIFTEVIVAPAYEPGAVEVLARKKHIRVLVASEPPRGGTEFRQVSGGLLLQQRDALDAAGDDPNNWTLATGEPAAPQTLADLAFAWRTCRAVKSNAIVVAKDGATVGVGMGQVNRVDAARLAVERAGERTRDAVAASDAFFPFPDGLETLIQAGVTAVVHPGGSVRDDEVTAAAEAAGITLYLTGARHFAH; from the coding sequence ATGAGTGCGACCGAGGGCCGGCGGCAGATCCGCCGGGCGTTGATCAGCGTCTACGACAAGACGGGACTGGTGCCGCTCGCGCAGGGGTTGCACGAGGCCGGCGTGGCCATCGTCTCGACCGGGTCGACCGCGAAAACCATTGCCGGCGCCGGTGTCCCGGTGACACCGGTGGAGGACGTCACCGGCTTTCCGGAGGTACTCGACGGTCGGGTCAAGACGCTGCACCCGCGTGTACACGCCGGTCTGCTCGCCGATCAGCGCAAGCCCGAACACGTCTCGGCGCTCGAGGAGCTCGGTGTCGACGCGTTCGAACTGGTGGTGGTGAATCTGTATCCGTTCACCCAGACGGTCAACTCGGGTGCGGACGCCGACGAGTGCGTGGAGCAGATCGACATCGGCGGGCCGTCGATGGTGCGCGCCGCGGCCAAGAACCACCCGAGCGTGGCCGTGGTGGTCGACCCGCTCGGCTACGACGGCGTACTCGCCGCGGTGCGGGCCGGCGGTTTCACGCTTGCCGAGCGGAAGAGGCTGGCCGCCTTGGCGTTCCGTCACACCGCCGAGTACGACGTGGCTGTCGCGTCGTGGATGGATTCGGTGCTGGCCCCCGAAGAGACCTCTGGGACAGCGCCGTTGCCGCCGTGGTTCGGTGCGACGTTCCGGCGCACCGCGGTGCTGCGCTACGGCGAGAACCCCCACCAGAGCGCGGCCCTCTACGGCGATGAGAGCGGCTGGCCCGGGCTGGCGCAGGCCGAGCAGCTGCACGGCAAGGAGATGTCGTACAACAACTACACCGACGCCGACGCCGCATGGCGCGCGGCGTTCGATCAGGACGACATTTGCGTCGCGATCATCAAGCACGCCAACCCGTGTGGCATCGCGGTGTCCTCGGTGTCGGTCGCCGACGCGCACCGCAAGGCCCATGACTGTGACCCGTTGTCGGCCTTCGGCGGAGTGATCGCCGCCAACACCGCGGTGAGCGTCGAGATGGCCGAGACGGTGGCCGAGATCTTCACCGAGGTGATCGTGGCCCCGGCCTACGAGCCCGGTGCGGTGGAGGTGCTGGCCCGCAAGAAGCACATCCGGGTGCTGGTGGCCTCCGAACCCCCGCGCGGCGGCACCGAGTTCCGTCAGGTCAGCGGTGGATTGCTGCTGCAGCAGCGCGACGCGCTCGACGCGGCCGGCGACGACCCGAACAACTGGACGCTGGCCACCGGCGAACCCGCCGCTCCGCAGACGCTGGCCGATCTGGCATTCGCGTGGCGGACCTGCCGCGCGGTGAAGTCCAACGCGATCGTCGTGGCCAAGGACGGCGCGACCGTGGGCGTGGGCATGGGGCAGGTCAACCGGGTCGACGCCGCGCGGCTGGCCGTGGAACGGGCCGGGGAGCGCACGCGCGACGCGGTCGCGGCATCGGATGCGTTCTTCCCGTTCCCCGACGGCCTCGAGACGCTGATCCAGGCCGGAGTCACCGCCGTGGTGCACCCCGGCGGATCGGTACGGGACGACGAGGTCACCGCGGCCGCCGAGGCGGCCGGGATCACGCTCTACCTCACCGGTGCGCGGCACTTCGCTCACTGA
- a CDS encoding DUF559 domain-containing protein: MGTTSPFLGTESELSRRVLRSRHQRLYRNVYLPAGAPLTPVVRAVGAWLWSGRAATVAGLSASALHGVRWVDAQAPAELIRTQAGAVDGIVIHRETLVADEVCVVRGIPVTTPERTSFDLGRWRPLIDAVVRVDALAHVTRLTAAHIEPLVQRHRGARGLARLRTVLALMDGGAESPQETRTRLLLLAAGFPRPRTQILVCDDHGYFIGRLDMGWRRWKVGIEYDGPQHWTDPAVRARDIDRSAELQQQGWTIIRVSRDIMKYRPEVFLTRVRDAMRRGGWLDYERIRLDAGLESWSGHPVLD; this comes from the coding sequence ATGGGGACCACCTCGCCTTTCCTCGGCACTGAATCCGAGCTGAGCCGACGCGTACTGCGCAGCCGCCATCAGCGCTTGTACCGCAACGTCTACCTCCCTGCCGGGGCGCCGCTGACACCGGTGGTCCGCGCCGTCGGCGCTTGGCTCTGGTCGGGCCGGGCAGCGACCGTCGCCGGGCTGTCCGCATCGGCTCTGCACGGCGTGCGGTGGGTCGATGCGCAAGCTCCTGCCGAGTTGATCCGGACGCAGGCCGGCGCCGTCGACGGAATCGTGATTCACCGGGAGACACTCGTCGCCGACGAAGTGTGCGTCGTGCGCGGCATCCCCGTGACGACTCCCGAACGCACGTCCTTCGATCTCGGGAGATGGAGGCCCCTCATCGACGCTGTGGTGCGGGTCGACGCGCTGGCCCACGTGACCCGACTGACGGCCGCGCACATCGAACCGCTGGTGCAGCGCCATCGCGGTGCGCGTGGACTCGCCCGACTTCGGACGGTGCTCGCGCTGATGGATGGCGGCGCCGAGTCGCCGCAGGAAACCAGAACGCGGCTCCTGCTGCTGGCTGCGGGGTTTCCGCGTCCTCGGACGCAAATCCTGGTGTGCGATGACCACGGGTATTTCATCGGACGCCTGGACATGGGATGGCGGCGGTGGAAGGTCGGCATCGAATACGACGGACCCCAACACTGGACCGACCCCGCGGTGCGCGCTCGCGACATCGATCGGTCCGCCGAGTTGCAGCAGCAGGGCTGGACGATCATCCGAGTCAGCAGAGACATCATGAAATACCGACCGGAGGTGTTCCTGACGCGAGTGCGCGACGCGATGCGACGCGGCGGGTGGCTCGACTACGAGCGGATCCGCCTCGATGCCGGGCTCGAGAGCTGGTCCGGTCACCCAGTGTTGGACTGA
- a CDS encoding VWA domain-containing protein, translating into MAKSARYSRYTGGPDPLAPPVDLREALEAIGQDVMEGTSPRRALSELLRRGSQNMRGADKLAAEANRRRRELLQRNNLDGTLADIKKLLDEAVLAERKELARALDDDARFGELQLESLSPSPAKAVQELSEYQWRSPEAREKYEQIKDLLGREMLDQRFAGMKEALENATDEDRQRVNDMLDDLNDLLDKHAQGQDTQQDFQNFMAKHGQFFPENPRNIDELLDSLAKRAAAAQRFRNSLSEQQRAELDALAQQAFGSPSLMNALNRLDSHLQAARPGEDWDGSQRFSGDDPLGMGEGAQALADIAELEQLAEQLSQSYAGATMDDVDLDMLARQLGDQAAVDARTLSELERALMNEGFLDRGADGQWRLSPKAMRQLGQSVLRDVAQQLSGRHGERDTRRAGAAGELTGATRPWQFGDTEPWNVTRTLTNAVLREAGNPGSRPGSGIQITVDDVEISETETRTQAAVALLVDTSFSMVMENRWLPMKRTALALSHLVSTRFRSDDLQIVAFGRYARTVTAAELTGLEGVYEQGTNLHHALALAARHLRRHPNAQPVVLIVTDGEPTAHLEDFDGNGRSAVFFDYPPHPRTIAHTVRGFDDVARLGAQVTIFRLGSDAGLARFIDQVARRVGGRVVVPDLDGLGAAVVGDYLNAKRRRR; encoded by the coding sequence ATGGCTAAATCAGCGCGGTATTCGCGCTACACCGGCGGCCCGGATCCGTTGGCCCCGCCGGTGGACCTGCGCGAGGCGCTGGAGGCCATCGGCCAGGACGTCATGGAGGGCACGTCGCCTCGCCGGGCGCTCTCCGAGCTGTTGCGTCGCGGATCGCAGAACATGCGTGGTGCCGACAAGCTGGCCGCCGAGGCCAACCGGCGCCGCCGCGAGCTGCTGCAGCGCAACAACCTCGACGGGACACTGGCCGATATCAAGAAGCTGCTCGACGAGGCGGTGCTGGCCGAACGCAAGGAGCTGGCACGCGCGCTCGACGATGACGCCCGCTTCGGCGAACTGCAGCTGGAGTCGCTGTCGCCGTCGCCGGCCAAGGCGGTGCAGGAGCTGTCCGAATACCAGTGGCGCTCGCCCGAGGCGCGCGAGAAGTACGAGCAGATCAAAGATCTGCTCGGGCGCGAGATGCTCGATCAGCGGTTCGCCGGCATGAAGGAAGCGCTCGAGAACGCCACCGACGAGGACCGTCAGCGGGTCAACGACATGCTCGACGACCTCAACGACCTGCTGGACAAGCACGCCCAGGGCCAGGACACGCAGCAGGATTTCCAGAACTTCATGGCCAAGCACGGCCAGTTCTTCCCGGAGAATCCGCGCAACATCGACGAGTTGCTCGACTCCCTGGCCAAGCGCGCCGCCGCCGCACAGCGGTTCCGCAACAGCTTGTCCGAACAGCAGCGCGCCGAGCTGGACGCGCTGGCTCAGCAGGCGTTCGGCTCGCCGTCGCTGATGAACGCGCTCAACCGCCTGGACTCCCACCTGCAGGCCGCTCGGCCGGGTGAGGACTGGGACGGTTCCCAGCGGTTCTCCGGAGACGATCCGCTGGGCATGGGTGAGGGTGCGCAGGCGCTGGCCGACATCGCCGAGCTCGAGCAGCTCGCCGAGCAGTTGTCGCAGAGCTACGCCGGGGCCACCATGGACGACGTCGACCTGGACATGCTGGCCCGCCAGCTCGGTGACCAGGCGGCCGTCGACGCGCGCACCCTGTCTGAGCTCGAGCGCGCGCTGATGAACGAGGGGTTCCTCGACCGCGGCGCCGACGGGCAGTGGCGGCTGTCGCCCAAAGCCATGCGTCAGCTCGGGCAGTCCGTATTACGCGATGTGGCGCAACAGCTTTCGGGCCGGCACGGCGAGCGCGACACCCGTCGCGCCGGCGCGGCGGGGGAGCTGACCGGGGCGACGCGGCCATGGCAGTTCGGAGACACCGAGCCGTGGAACGTGACCCGCACGCTCACCAACGCGGTACTCCGGGAGGCCGGAAACCCCGGGAGTCGGCCCGGCTCGGGCATTCAGATCACCGTCGACGACGTCGAGATCTCCGAGACGGAGACCCGCACCCAGGCCGCGGTGGCACTACTGGTCGACACCTCGTTCTCGATGGTGATGGAGAACCGCTGGCTGCCGATGAAGCGGACCGCACTGGCGCTGAGCCACCTGGTCAGCACCCGCTTCCGCTCCGATGATCTGCAGATCGTCGCGTTCGGCCGGTACGCCCGCACCGTAACCGCTGCGGAGTTGACCGGGCTGGAAGGCGTCTACGAGCAGGGCACCAACCTGCACCACGCCCTGGCCCTGGCTGCCCGCCACCTGCGCCGGCACCCCAACGCGCAACCGGTGGTGCTCATCGTCACCGACGGTGAGCCCACCGCGCATCTGGAGGACTTCGACGGGAACGGACGCTCTGCGGTGTTCTTCGACTACCCGCCGCATCCGCGCACCATCGCCCACACGGTGCGCGGGTTCGACGACGTCGCGCGCTTGGGTGCGCAGGTCACGATCTTCCGGTTGGGCAGCGACGCGGGACTGGCCCGGTTCATCGACCAAGTCGCGCGCCGGGTCGGCGGTCGGGTCGTCGTGCCCGACCTCGACGGGCTGGGCGCTGCGGTGGTCGGTGACTATCTCAACGCCAAGCGGCGCCGCCGCTGA